A part of Myxococcus landrumus genomic DNA contains:
- a CDS encoding Tox-REase-5 domain-containing protein, translating into MLALLLLATGCASLSHESRREGSLGYTPRTATNRAERESPPRTADRPQLVAQVGEFSRSWRRRDFRTGAALEHSPSRTPVRGGAPIPPLPKGDAWGALLEGAGLDERDSRPVDESVLTPTHAARLLNVLMGKDVTLGQFPARVAVGFMLREVLDTGEVSRAELVRRAERFADVAVLRPDGYLAWVRTGRTQQKVEPVEWKDGAFRAYGFELGRFYDGRTGVFRLLDGELREANGFPIADVHDDADVVSRSLDGAEGAFVELALAIGKFFSTSPAENLEAFRQMPAAVVALIESSPEYLERFKYMTRGEQIQAVSKMVTNLIATWGTASSTARTLQGTALATLEAPVLSLSVNGMARMSLVAVPVGRAAAVLSGGPGAAIILQRASTAEKQGGPAKEPGEWGPSEEKGASVRARAYQEQISGRSYDDAYWVGGVGRKSGGTKFDGFKDDVLMEAKGPGYAEFFEKNLEPKSWYRDSGKAQDLIDQAQRQLNRTRGKGVPIEWHVAEKHAADAMRELFRNNDLGAIKVVHTPAR; encoded by the coding sequence GTGCTGGCGCTGCTGCTGTTGGCCACTGGCTGCGCGTCGCTCTCCCACGAGTCGAGGCGCGAAGGGAGCTTGGGCTACACGCCACGCACGGCAACGAACCGGGCCGAGCGTGAGAGTCCACCGCGCACTGCTGACCGCCCCCAGCTCGTCGCACAGGTGGGGGAGTTCTCGCGGTCATGGCGTCGGAGAGACTTCCGCACTGGGGCAGCCCTGGAGCACAGCCCTTCACGCACGCCAGTTCGTGGAGGGGCACCAATCCCCCCATTACCCAAGGGGGACGCGTGGGGGGCGCTGCTCGAAGGCGCGGGGCTGGACGAGCGGGATTCGCGCCCCGTCGACGAGAGCGTTCTCACCCCCACTCATGCGGCACGGCTGCTGAACGTGCTGATGGGTAAGGACGTGACGCTGGGACAGTTCCCGGCGCGCGTCGCGGTGGGCTTCATGCTGCGCGAGGTGCTGGACACGGGGGAGGTGTCTCGGGCCGAGCTGGTGCGGCGTGCCGAGCGCTTCGCGGATGTCGCGGTGCTGCGGCCTGACGGGTATCTCGCGTGGGTGCGCACGGGGAGGACTCAGCAGAAGGTGGAGCCCGTCGAGTGGAAGGATGGGGCTTTCCGCGCGTACGGCTTCGAGCTGGGCCGCTTCTACGATGGCCGCACGGGTGTCTTCCGGCTGCTGGATGGGGAGCTGCGAGAAGCCAACGGGTTCCCAATCGCGGATGTCCACGACGATGCCGATGTCGTCAGCCGCTCACTGGACGGAGCTGAAGGGGCATTCGTAGAACTCGCCCTCGCCATCGGGAAGTTCTTCTCGACCTCCCCAGCGGAGAACCTCGAAGCGTTCCGACAGATGCCCGCCGCTGTGGTGGCGCTCATCGAGTCGTCGCCCGAGTACCTGGAGCGCTTCAAGTACATGACCCGGGGCGAGCAGATTCAGGCCGTCTCCAAGATGGTCACGAACCTGATTGCCACATGGGGGACCGCATCCTCCACGGCTCGCACGCTGCAAGGGACCGCGCTGGCTACATTGGAGGCCCCGGTGCTCTCGCTGTCCGTCAACGGCATGGCGAGGATGAGTCTGGTAGCAGTGCCGGTGGGGCGTGCTGCGGCGGTGCTGAGCGGTGGGCCCGGAGCTGCCATCATCCTTCAGCGGGCGAGCACAGCAGAGAAGCAGGGTGGGCCGGCCAAGGAGCCCGGCGAATGGGGACCGTCTGAAGAGAAGGGCGCGTCTGTGCGTGCTCGGGCGTACCAGGAACAAATCTCGGGCCGTTCCTACGACGATGCCTACTGGGTCGGAGGCGTTGGCAGAAAGAGCGGCGGGACGAAGTTCGACGGATTCAAGGATGATGTCCTGATGGAAGCCAAGGGACCCGGCTACGCCGAGTTCTTCGAGAAGAACCTTGAACCAAAGAGCTGGTACAGAGACTCGGGGAAGGCGCAAGATCTCATTGACCAAGCCCAGCGACAGCTCAACAGAACCAGGGGCAAGGGCGTCCCCATCGAGTGGCACGTCGCCGAGAAGCACGCTGCGGACGCCATGCGCGAACTCTTCCGGAACAATGATCTCGGTGCGATCAAGGTCGTCCACACGCCAGCACGCTGA
- a CDS encoding serine/threonine-protein kinase, with protein MAAKAIEFGLPKGAILFSADGYSYEFREHLGVAHHGASLFLARRRTPEGHPRGKVLLKAIPDQYGAAGNRVRRARRKLQEEVRIAERLDHPGILKVLGLHKIHGYWYAVLEHPSGTSLSELLTLVSEMGSWLSPELTLYIGSQLANALDHAHTATDEHGTPLNIVHRAVDPDRIFLDWDGAVQLSDFGAATSTVPGRLTSSGRRPHGDFFYASPEALLGGKVDARSDLFSVGLVLLELVSGRSLLYPDALVSPERVAALSERSRNRVTRSLKRASLAGMPPTVETAIWQSATFTQADVDVLTRGLPQSLRVLLGRLLSPAPTARYQSARELAGDISAWMGDVYTKADAVAELAALAEMSIKGSQRGREEGESLADERPRGSEATTTARRSRDAALTVANDDSE; from the coding sequence ATGGCGGCAAAAGCAATCGAGTTCGGGCTTCCCAAGGGGGCCATTCTCTTCTCGGCGGATGGGTACTCCTACGAGTTCAGGGAGCACCTAGGCGTGGCCCACCACGGGGCGAGTCTCTTTCTGGCAAGGCGGCGGACGCCGGAAGGTCATCCCCGCGGCAAGGTGCTGCTCAAGGCGATTCCAGACCAGTACGGCGCGGCAGGGAACCGCGTTCGCCGTGCTCGGAGGAAGCTCCAGGAGGAAGTTCGCATTGCCGAACGGCTCGACCATCCCGGCATCTTGAAGGTACTGGGGCTGCACAAGATTCATGGCTACTGGTACGCCGTTCTTGAGCACCCGTCGGGAACGAGCCTTTCAGAGCTGCTGACGTTGGTCTCCGAGATGGGAAGCTGGCTTTCCCCAGAGCTGACGCTCTACATCGGCTCGCAACTGGCGAATGCGTTGGACCACGCGCACACCGCGACCGATGAGCATGGGACCCCCCTCAACATCGTTCACCGTGCTGTCGACCCAGACCGCATCTTCCTTGACTGGGACGGTGCGGTGCAGCTCTCCGACTTCGGGGCGGCCACATCGACAGTACCAGGGCGCCTCACATCGTCAGGCCGTCGGCCGCATGGAGACTTCTTCTATGCATCTCCGGAGGCGCTGCTTGGCGGGAAGGTTGATGCACGCTCAGACCTCTTTAGCGTGGGCCTGGTTCTCTTGGAGTTGGTGAGCGGTAGGAGTCTGCTCTACCCCGACGCGTTGGTTTCACCCGAGCGAGTCGCGGCTCTGTCGGAGCGGAGCCGAAATCGCGTCACGCGGTCGCTCAAGCGAGCAAGTCTCGCAGGCATGCCACCGACGGTGGAAACCGCCATCTGGCAGTCCGCCACGTTCACTCAGGCAGACGTCGACGTTCTGACGAGAGGACTGCCGCAGAGCTTGCGCGTGCTCCTCGGGAGGCTGCTCTCCCCTGCCCCCACTGCGCGCTACCAGTCAGCTCGGGAGCTGGCGGGCGACATCAGTGCGTGGATGGGTGACGTCTACACGAAAGCCGATGCAGTCGCCGAGCTGGCAGCCCTTGCGGAGATGTCCATTAAGGGAAGTCAGCGTGGACGTGAGGAAGGCGAGTCTCTGGCCGATGAGCGCCCGAGGGGCAGTGAGGCCACTACGACGGCGCGACGTTCAAGGGACGCGGCGTTGACGGTGGCGAACGACGATAGCGAGTAG